The Lysinibacter cavernae genome has a window encoding:
- a CDS encoding polyphosphate polymerase domain-containing protein, translating into MTNGLECGFGSLEPISLDELVSEAALLTRIDRKYVVPLAALDSLAAGLSEKARVLEIAGSRGFGYESVYFDTPALSSYWLAAHGRRRRFKIRTRAYLETDSAYLEVKTKGGRSSTVKERLEYRASEAGQLTLEGQCYVSEVLADAGIPDIDPGELRPILTTRYDRTTLFLPSGQSRSTIDTGLTWQLNDGPGFNLPDLAIVETKSGSRPSEVDRMLWRHGHRPATISKYATGLAALRPELAANKWGRVLNSSFGRQGRPALGGTVPGTSTLGSAVPSGSALGRPVPGHRVPSRGIHLSHPSSATR; encoded by the coding sequence ATGACGAACGGCCTGGAATGTGGGTTTGGCTCTCTTGAGCCAATCTCGCTTGACGAACTGGTGTCAGAGGCGGCGCTGCTCACGAGAATCGACCGTAAATACGTGGTTCCACTGGCAGCGTTGGATTCGCTCGCCGCAGGCCTCAGCGAGAAGGCAAGGGTGCTTGAGATTGCTGGCAGTCGCGGGTTCGGGTACGAGTCCGTGTATTTTGATACGCCGGCCCTTTCGAGCTACTGGTTGGCGGCGCACGGTCGGCGAAGGCGCTTCAAGATTCGCACGCGTGCCTATCTCGAAACCGATTCAGCCTACCTTGAGGTGAAGACGAAAGGTGGCCGAAGCAGCACCGTCAAGGAACGGCTTGAGTATCGCGCCTCGGAGGCGGGGCAGCTCACGCTCGAGGGGCAGTGTTATGTCAGCGAGGTGTTGGCCGACGCTGGTATTCCAGACATCGACCCTGGTGAGCTGCGGCCCATCCTCACGACCCGCTATGACCGAACGACGCTGTTTTTGCCGTCGGGTCAAAGCCGCTCCACAATCGACACCGGCCTGACCTGGCAGCTGAATGACGGCCCCGGCTTCAACCTGCCAGACCTCGCTATCGTGGAAACCAAGTCGGGCTCGCGGCCCTCAGAAGTCGATCGGATGCTGTGGCGGCACGGCCACCGCCCAGCGACCATCTCCAAATACGCGACCGGGCTTGCCGCACTGCGGCCAGAGCTCGCGGCAAACAAGTGGGGCCGGGTGCTGAACAGCAGTTTTGGTAGGCAGGGCCGTCCGGCGCTCGGCGGCACTGTGCCAGGCACCTCAACGCTCGGCAGCGCTGTGCCCAGCGGCTCAGCGCTCGGCCGCCCAGTGCCGGGTCACCGTGTGCCCAGCCGAGGCATCCACCTTTCCCATCCATCTTCCGCTACCCGCTGA
- a CDS encoding carbohydrate-binding domain-containing protein has translation MLNKRTHTLTFALAGTFLAGTLALTGCATQAALVTTTKATSEPTETTETVAISADAADATQSAAQVLAANQSIHKTSDAQDYDEAAVIDITLNGSSAKASAESVAVDGSTITISAAGTYRLSGTLTNGQVVVNSTGEGTVRLILDGAKLTNDTTSPLVITEADNAVVLLADGTTNSLSDTSSYAEADEASAPLSSKADLTIAGTGALSVTGNGNDGIVSSDGLVILSGIITVEAVDDGIRGKDYLVIDGGEISVTSGVDGLKSDNEADADRGFIAVRGGSVTVTSGGDGADAQTDLVTTGGTLAIVAGGGAGSAIGEASVKGIKSSVITVLEGGTVSVDAADDAMNSNGGIHLGGASVTLASGDDGVHADLGLYVSAGQVTVSESEEGLESAHITIDGGEITVNANDDGLNAAGGSTETSATAGGGPMGDEVGDYSLVINGGTLVVNAEGDGLDSNGTASITGGTTVVNGPTNGGNGALDVNGDFTITGGVLLAAGSAGMVVSPSESSGQGWISATLSTTQQAGSIVHVTDASGALIASFEASKSFQNIVYSSGAVTSGSEYSVSVGGSVSGASIGGLAALGDAAGAAADVTVTANVAAAGGMMGGGPRG, from the coding sequence ATGCTGAACAAACGAACCCACACGCTCACCTTTGCCCTTGCCGGAACATTCCTTGCTGGCACGCTCGCCCTGACCGGCTGCGCAACGCAGGCGGCTCTCGTAACCACCACGAAGGCGACCTCCGAGCCAACAGAAACGACGGAAACGGTCGCCATCTCCGCGGATGCCGCAGATGCGACTCAGTCTGCCGCGCAGGTGCTGGCTGCGAACCAGAGCATCCACAAGACATCCGACGCCCAAGACTATGACGAGGCTGCCGTGATTGACATCACGTTGAATGGGAGTAGCGCGAAGGCCTCGGCAGAGTCGGTTGCGGTGGATGGCTCAACCATCACGATCTCCGCCGCGGGTACCTACCGCCTGAGCGGAACCCTGACGAATGGCCAGGTTGTGGTCAATTCCACCGGCGAGGGGACGGTTCGTCTTATTCTTGACGGCGCGAAGCTGACAAACGATACGACCTCGCCGCTCGTGATCACCGAGGCGGATAACGCTGTTGTGCTGCTCGCTGACGGTACGACCAACTCGCTGAGTGATACGAGCAGCTACGCTGAGGCGGACGAGGCAAGCGCCCCGCTCTCGAGCAAAGCCGATTTGACCATCGCGGGGACGGGCGCGCTCAGCGTGACTGGCAACGGAAATGACGGCATCGTCAGTAGCGATGGCCTCGTGATTTTGAGTGGAATTATCACGGTAGAAGCCGTCGACGACGGCATTCGCGGTAAGGATTACCTGGTGATCGATGGGGGCGAGATCTCCGTAACGAGCGGCGTTGACGGCCTGAAATCCGATAACGAAGCGGATGCGGATCGAGGATTTATCGCCGTGCGTGGCGGATCGGTGACCGTAACAAGCGGTGGCGACGGTGCGGATGCGCAGACCGACCTCGTGACAACCGGCGGCACACTTGCAATCGTCGCTGGCGGTGGGGCAGGGTCGGCGATCGGAGAGGCATCCGTCAAGGGCATCAAGAGCTCGGTGATAACCGTGCTTGAGGGCGGAACCGTGAGCGTTGATGCAGCGGACGATGCCATGAACAGCAACGGCGGCATCCATCTCGGTGGGGCGTCCGTCACGCTTGCGTCTGGTGATGACGGGGTGCACGCAGACCTTGGGCTCTACGTGAGTGCCGGTCAGGTGACGGTGAGCGAATCCGAAGAAGGGCTTGAATCGGCCCACATCACAATCGATGGCGGCGAAATCACGGTCAACGCGAATGATGACGGCCTCAACGCTGCCGGCGGGTCGACCGAGACATCCGCGACGGCTGGCGGAGGGCCGATGGGTGACGAGGTCGGCGATTACAGCCTCGTGATCAACGGCGGAACGCTTGTGGTGAATGCCGAGGGTGACGGCCTTGATTCAAACGGGACGGCCAGCATTACCGGTGGCACAACGGTTGTGAATGGCCCCACAAATGGCGGAAACGGCGCGCTCGATGTCAACGGCGATTTCACGATTACTGGTGGAGTGCTCCTGGCAGCCGGAAGCGCTGGCATGGTGGTCTCCCCAAGCGAGTCTTCGGGCCAGGGCTGGATCTCGGCGACGCTCTCAACCACCCAGCAGGCCGGGTCGATTGTGCACGTGACGGATGCCTCTGGCGCGCTGATCGCATCGTTTGAGGCATCCAAATCGTTCCAGAACATCGTCTATTCGTCTGGCGCTGTGACCAGCGGGTCCGAGTATTCCGTGTCGGTCGGCGGCTCGGTGAGTGGTGCATCCATTGGCGGCCTTGCTGCCTTAGGCGACGCCGCCGGAGCTGCCGCGGATGTCACGGTGACGGCCAACGTCGCCGCTGCCGGCGGGATGATGGGCGGCGGTCCGCGGGGCTGA
- a CDS encoding SLC13 family permease, translating into MILEFGERVVPIFVFLIGISVVVNVGAAAGVFDRLARASLRLSRGRNWVVWVIIVLLSVLSTAFLSLDTTAVLLTPIAMAFARAARLDPLPYALTVVWLANTASLFLPVSNLTNLLAASGGVIEGTSSFIPLAIGPALASVGVTVLIAALVFRRQLSGTHSPPELEHRAGHGHPSANRAAFALSCGALLLLVVLLVTDIPYWMSSTLVAATLLLGLRATRSPLTLGLGLVPWRILGIAAVLMVLTLVVQLIGGHLLDGIRLTDSAGDAVGLAAAGLALSNGVNNLPAYLLLEPLATSPLLLIALLIGTNVGPLITPWASLANLLWHDQLRRGGEQLSWMRFALLGLLVAPLSVAAATWALIALSPS; encoded by the coding sequence GTGATACTCGAATTTGGTGAACGCGTTGTTCCCATCTTTGTGTTTCTCATCGGGATTTCTGTTGTTGTCAACGTGGGCGCGGCTGCCGGGGTGTTCGACAGGCTCGCCCGCGCGTCGCTCCGGCTGAGCCGGGGCCGCAACTGGGTAGTTTGGGTCATTATCGTGCTGCTCAGCGTGCTGAGCACCGCGTTTTTATCGCTCGACACCACGGCGGTGCTGCTTACCCCGATCGCGATGGCCTTCGCTCGGGCGGCCAGGCTTGATCCGCTGCCCTACGCCCTCACGGTCGTGTGGCTCGCAAACACCGCCTCACTGTTTCTTCCCGTCTCAAATCTCACTAACCTGCTTGCCGCAAGTGGGGGAGTCATCGAGGGAACAAGCAGTTTCATCCCGTTGGCGATCGGCCCAGCGCTGGCAAGTGTCGGTGTCACCGTGCTCATCGCCGCGCTGGTGTTTCGGCGACAGCTGAGCGGCACACATTCACCGCCAGAGTTGGAACATCGGGCTGGCCACGGGCATCCAAGCGCCAACCGGGCCGCGTTCGCTCTGTCGTGCGGTGCCCTACTCTTGCTTGTGGTGTTGCTCGTGACGGACATCCCCTATTGGATGTCGTCGACACTCGTCGCGGCCACGCTCCTTCTTGGCCTCCGCGCGACCCGGTCGCCGCTCACGCTCGGCCTCGGACTCGTGCCGTGGCGCATCCTCGGCATCGCGGCCGTCTTGATGGTGCTCACCCTGGTGGTTCAGCTCATTGGAGGGCACCTGCTCGACGGCATCAGGCTCACGGATTCCGCTGGTGACGCCGTTGGCCTCGCCGCGGCTGGCCTTGCCCTGAGTAATGGCGTGAATAACCTGCCTGCGTACCTGCTGCTTGAACCGTTGGCCACGAGCCCGCTGCTGCTCATTGCGCTGCTGATCGGCACAAACGTTGGGCCGCTGATCACCCCGTGGGCATCGCTTGCCAACCTGCTGTGGCACGATCAGCTTCGGCGCGGAGGGGAGCAGCTCAGCTGGATGCGCTTTGCCCTGCTTGGGCTCCTGGTCGCGCCGCTTTCGGTTGCGGCGGCAACGTGGGCGCTCATTGCGCTGAGCCCCAGCTAG
- a CDS encoding YciI family protein has product MPFFIETTDKPGIAAQRADLRPEHLTYLESQKSLLLTVGAKLDDEGKPVGSVYVVDLDTREEAESFIAADPFSKADLFSETRIIPFRKAFVGGVSFV; this is encoded by the coding sequence ATGCCCTTCTTCATTGAGACCACCGACAAGCCAGGCATTGCCGCCCAGCGTGCTGACCTCCGCCCTGAACACCTGACGTACCTTGAATCGCAGAAGTCGCTGCTGCTGACGGTTGGCGCAAAACTTGACGACGAAGGCAAGCCGGTTGGAAGCGTCTATGTTGTTGACCTTGATACCCGCGAGGAAGCCGAATCCTTCATCGCAGCTGACCCGTTCTCGAAGGCTGACCTGTTCAGCGAGACCCGCATCATCCCGTTCCGCAAAGCGTTTGTTGGCGGCGTCAGCTTCGTCTAG
- a CDS encoding alpha/beta hydrolase yields the protein MSETAEHTIPQLSEFHPEAAEVVRVLREANAPATRTVPIAELRANYRLSTAANGIPRRELVSVRDVALPTPGHDLPAVPVRVYRGSAQGQQPAPSIVFLHGGGWIMGDRETHDGICRYLADASGGTVVAVEYRLAPEHPYPAPLQDCVHAVRAIVREAEALGVDTSRLVVAGDSAGGNLAAVLALLSAAGDLPQVRAQVLLYPVTDLHGEAEGYRRVTSGVPLVADSMRWFRELYVPEGVSREDEWLVSPLRAPTVADAAPAFVLTVAHDPLAEEGIAYAQKLKDAGVPVEHVHLPGHAHGLFTSGRLMSAAEEQLDAALAFVRQHTS from the coding sequence ATGAGCGAAACGGCCGAGCACACGATTCCCCAGCTGTCTGAGTTTCATCCGGAAGCAGCCGAGGTCGTTCGGGTGCTTCGCGAAGCGAATGCTCCCGCAACGCGAACGGTGCCCATCGCCGAGCTGCGAGCGAATTATCGCCTGTCGACGGCGGCCAACGGCATCCCGCGTCGAGAGCTTGTCTCGGTTCGGGATGTTGCGCTCCCGACGCCGGGTCACGATCTGCCCGCTGTTCCCGTTCGGGTGTATCGGGGCTCGGCGCAGGGGCAGCAGCCGGCGCCAAGCATCGTCTTTCTCCATGGTGGGGGCTGGATTATGGGCGATCGCGAGACGCATGACGGCATCTGCCGGTACCTTGCGGACGCGTCGGGAGGCACGGTTGTTGCGGTGGAGTATCGGCTGGCACCCGAGCATCCGTATCCAGCTCCCCTGCAGGATTGCGTTCACGCAGTGCGGGCGATTGTGCGGGAGGCCGAGGCGCTTGGCGTCGACACGTCACGGCTTGTTGTTGCCGGTGATAGCGCCGGCGGGAACCTTGCCGCCGTGCTTGCGCTGCTCTCTGCGGCTGGCGACCTCCCACAAGTGAGGGCGCAGGTGCTGCTCTACCCGGTAACCGACCTGCACGGAGAGGCCGAGGGATATCGGAGGGTTACCTCGGGCGTTCCCCTCGTTGCTGATTCGATGCGGTGGTTTCGGGAGCTGTACGTGCCGGAGGGCGTCTCTCGCGAAGACGAATGGCTCGTGTCGCCGCTGCGGGCTCCAACGGTTGCGGATGCCGCGCCAGCTTTTGTGCTCACGGTCGCCCACGACCCGCTCGCTGAGGAGGGTATTGCGTACGCGCAGAAGCTTAAGGATGCCGGAGTTCCGGTCGAGCACGTGCACTTGCCTGGCCACGCCCACGGCTTGTTTACCTCTGGGCGTCTCATGTCAGCTGCCGAGGAACAACTCGACGCGGCGCTCGCCTTTGTGCGGCAGCACACGAGCTAA
- a CDS encoding deoxyguanosinetriphosphate triphosphohydrolase family protein, whose amino-acid sequence MTERGQAKYDDTRTSAIDLDPGSQPVAKAPSGLDPRHARAVPEAVDPHAHPTTDFRTDLERLRFSPYFSRLSAVTQVVPQASVGPVIHNRLTHSIKVTSVARAIAVGLQADTGPAGNILRSLGGCDPIVVQAAASAHDLGHPPFGHLGERVLDRVARERLGLPEGFEGNAQTFRILTELDTHGAAQPGLNLTSAVRAAVLKYPWTRLEWRDNFTDLPPSERPRGVGDVSPTGAHKFSTYSLHANEVATVRAAYPAIGAWQQTVECQVMDIADDIAYSIHDLDDFYRAGVLQQASVSAELRTWLREQSLFARMPLADLAARPRDPGNSLELLRRRTASRDAWIADDDAFRAAVERVNEELVDDLLSVPFDGGIATERALSAFIRSWLDRFQRAIVVDPAPNVRSGHVQLERQAWHDVIVLKFVHARFVLDNPDLATAQRGQARIVESLVVGLDEWLTDRDDAARAPRRLIESAEAATESYLQLRADNPEVLSGPTDDASMRRRGRGRAVIDYVATLTDAQAISVAGSIRGIG is encoded by the coding sequence ATGACGGAACGCGGCCAGGCCAAGTACGACGACACCCGCACGAGCGCAATTGATCTTGATCCCGGCAGCCAGCCGGTTGCCAAGGCGCCGTCTGGGCTCGACCCCCGCCACGCGCGGGCGGTTCCAGAGGCCGTCGACCCGCACGCGCATCCAACAACCGATTTCCGTACCGACCTCGAGCGGCTGCGGTTCTCCCCGTATTTCTCGCGGCTGTCGGCCGTCACCCAGGTGGTGCCGCAGGCGAGCGTTGGGCCGGTCATCCACAACCGCCTCACCCACTCGATCAAGGTCACGTCGGTTGCCCGCGCGATCGCCGTTGGGCTGCAGGCAGACACCGGGCCGGCCGGAAATATCCTCAGGTCACTTGGCGGATGCGACCCCATCGTTGTGCAGGCCGCCGCGAGCGCCCACGACCTTGGACACCCGCCGTTTGGGCACCTCGGCGAGCGCGTGCTCGACCGCGTCGCGCGCGAACGACTTGGGCTTCCGGAAGGATTTGAGGGCAACGCGCAGACCTTCCGCATCCTCACCGAGCTCGACACCCACGGGGCGGCCCAGCCCGGCCTCAACCTCACCTCGGCGGTGCGGGCTGCGGTGCTCAAGTATCCGTGGACCCGCCTCGAATGGCGCGACAACTTTACCGATCTCCCGCCCAGCGAACGGCCGAGGGGCGTTGGTGATGTCTCGCCAACCGGCGCACATAAGTTCTCGACCTACAGCCTGCACGCCAACGAGGTTGCCACCGTGCGCGCTGCCTACCCCGCCATCGGCGCGTGGCAGCAAACCGTCGAGTGCCAGGTCATGGATATCGCCGACGACATCGCGTACTCCATTCACGACCTCGACGATTTCTACCGCGCAGGCGTGCTCCAGCAAGCATCGGTTTCGGCCGAGCTTCGTACGTGGTTGCGCGAGCAATCACTCTTTGCACGGATGCCGCTCGCCGACCTCGCCGCCAGGCCCCGCGATCCGGGCAACTCACTTGAGCTGCTGCGCCGCCGCACGGCATCCCGCGACGCCTGGATCGCCGACGACGACGCCTTCCGCGCGGCGGTTGAGCGCGTCAACGAAGAACTTGTCGATGATCTCCTCTCGGTGCCCTTCGACGGCGGCATCGCCACCGAACGCGCCCTTTCGGCCTTCATTCGCAGCTGGCTCGACCGTTTCCAGCGCGCCATCGTGGTTGACCCTGCACCCAACGTGCGCAGCGGCCACGTGCAACTCGAACGGCAGGCCTGGCACGACGTGATCGTGCTCAAGTTTGTACACGCCCGGTTTGTGCTCGACAACCCCGACCTCGCAACCGCGCAGCGCGGCCAGGCCCGCATCGTCGAATCGCTTGTTGTTGGGCTGGATGAATGGCTCACCGACCGCGACGACGCCGCCCGCGCCCCTCGCCGCCTCATCGAATCGGCCGAGGCTGCCACCGAAAGCTACCTGCAGCTGCGGGCAGACAACCCCGAGGTGCTGAGCGGGCCAACGGATGACGCGAGCATGCGCCGCCGCGGTCGCGGACGAGCCGTGATCGACTACGTGGCAACGCTCACAGATGCCCAGGCGATCTCGGTCGCCGGCTCGATCCGGGGAATTGGGTAG
- a CDS encoding SDR family NAD(P)-dependent oxidoreductase yields MPISNDVDAATCFPEHFALTGKHVIVTGAGRGLGQGAALSAAAAGATVSLVARSEDQLNETAEIIRGRGGDCHVIPADLSDTDALEGLVDGLWARQPVHGIVHSAGVQLRKEAVDLTPDDWRFVQRMNVEAPVFLSTAIARRQIEAEAGGSHVFIGSLNSSIALPRIAPYVASKTAIVGVARSFSTEWAPAGIRSNVIGPGYFHTKLTEGLLGQQDQLDRILGRIPMGKLGNPSDIGGMAVFLLSDASAYVSGQLLNVDGGWLGA; encoded by the coding sequence ATGCCCATTTCCAACGATGTAGATGCAGCAACCTGCTTCCCAGAGCACTTCGCCCTCACCGGCAAACACGTCATCGTGACCGGCGCCGGACGCGGGCTCGGCCAGGGCGCGGCGCTTTCAGCCGCTGCGGCAGGCGCAACCGTTTCGCTTGTTGCCCGCTCGGAAGACCAGCTCAATGAAACCGCAGAGATCATCAGGGGCCGAGGGGGCGACTGCCACGTCATCCCAGCCGACCTCTCGGACACCGACGCGCTCGAAGGCCTCGTCGACGGCCTGTGGGCACGCCAGCCCGTACACGGCATCGTGCACTCCGCCGGGGTCCAGCTGCGCAAAGAAGCCGTTGACCTCACGCCAGACGACTGGCGCTTTGTGCAACGGATGAACGTTGAGGCACCCGTGTTCCTCAGCACGGCCATCGCGCGCCGCCAGATCGAGGCGGAGGCCGGCGGCTCGCACGTCTTCATCGGATCGCTCAACAGCTCAATCGCGCTCCCCAGAATCGCGCCCTACGTTGCCTCAAAGACGGCCATTGTCGGCGTCGCGCGCTCCTTCTCAACCGAATGGGCGCCGGCAGGCATCCGCTCGAACGTCATCGGGCCTGGCTACTTCCACACCAAGCTCACCGAGGGGCTGCTCGGCCAGCAAGATCAGCTCGACCGCATCCTCGGGCGCATCCCAATGGGCAAGCTCGGAAACCCGTCAGACATCGGCGGAATGGCCGTGTTCCTGCTGTCGGATGCCTCTGCCTACGTGTCCGGCCAGCTCCTCAACGTGGATGGTGGGTGGCTCGGGGCCTAG
- a CDS encoding FadR/GntR family transcriptional regulator: MNTSNTSQNETHKLPTGSPLGKTNRNRLSSQVADRIMSDVIARGLQPGDQLETEPALVERYDVSRSVIREAGRILDERGLVDIRPGRGMTVAAFDGSGIAKQYELMLELNKGSFEQLMEMRLVLEVGISELAAINHTEEDAVLIQAALDGYNSTSDDSREVLEWDLAFHRAIAAASQNPFFVHSVDPINDYLRKTYEHSMGYAAAQEATNREHHEIANAIFARDTELAAKATRNHLTRVRDDSGTLARRQPQD; this comes from the coding sequence ATGAATACTTCGAACACCTCTCAGAACGAAACCCATAAGCTTCCAACCGGCAGCCCCCTCGGCAAAACCAACCGAAACCGACTGTCATCACAGGTTGCCGACCGCATCATGAGCGACGTCATTGCGCGCGGCCTGCAGCCAGGAGACCAGCTCGAAACCGAGCCTGCGCTTGTCGAACGCTACGACGTCAGCCGCTCGGTCATCCGCGAGGCAGGGCGCATCCTCGACGAACGCGGCCTTGTTGACATCCGCCCAGGTCGGGGCATGACGGTTGCCGCATTTGACGGTTCGGGAATCGCCAAGCAGTACGAGCTCATGCTCGAACTCAACAAGGGCTCGTTCGAGCAGCTCATGGAGATGCGCCTTGTGCTTGAGGTTGGCATCAGCGAGCTTGCCGCGATCAACCACACCGAAGAAGATGCGGTGCTCATCCAGGCAGCCCTCGACGGATACAACAGCACGTCAGACGACAGCAGGGAGGTGCTCGAATGGGACCTCGCATTCCACCGCGCCATCGCCGCTGCCTCGCAGAACCCATTCTTTGTGCACAGCGTTGATCCCATCAACGATTACCTGCGCAAAACCTACGAGCACAGCATGGGATACGCCGCCGCTCAGGAAGCAACCAACCGCGAACACCACGAAATTGCCAACGCAATCTTCGCCCGCGACACTGAACTGGCGGCAAAGGCCACACGAAACCACCTCACCCGCGTGCGCGACGACAGCGGAACCCTCGCCCGCCGCCAGCCGCAAGACTAA
- a CDS encoding C-terminal binding protein, with the protein MKKKIIVTDHAFKNVAYEQQMANDFDAVFECHSCETEDDTRAAIADADVVFVNFAPVTKNVLSVLKPGATVIRYGIGYDNVDIKAATELGISVANVPDYGVATVADHATASLLPLLRRIPAYNALFAQSDKVRPGDVGDIRGFRSTVIGLVGMGRIARAVVERLRPFGFSFIATDPYCDQTVFDSLGVERVTLDELAKRAHAISLHAPSTADNIHLIGADFLSKVQQGTVLVNTARGSLVDLDALAAAVTDGRIAGAALDVTDPEPLPLDSPLRGMTQVVLTPHAAFYDDDSLQNLQRLASEEAARALLGEELRCKVN; encoded by the coding sequence ATGAAGAAAAAAATCATCGTAACCGACCACGCATTCAAAAATGTGGCCTACGAGCAACAAATGGCCAACGATTTTGATGCAGTTTTTGAATGCCACAGCTGCGAGACAGAAGACGACACTCGCGCCGCCATCGCCGACGCCGACGTTGTGTTTGTGAATTTCGCTCCCGTCACAAAAAACGTTCTCTCCGTCCTCAAGCCGGGCGCCACCGTCATCCGCTACGGCATCGGCTACGACAACGTTGATATCAAGGCAGCAACCGAACTCGGCATCAGCGTCGCCAACGTGCCAGACTACGGCGTAGCAACCGTTGCCGACCATGCAACCGCAAGCCTGCTCCCGCTGCTCCGCCGCATCCCCGCCTACAACGCGCTCTTCGCACAGTCGGACAAGGTTCGCCCTGGAGACGTTGGCGACATCCGCGGCTTCCGCTCTACCGTCATCGGGCTCGTTGGGATGGGCAGAATCGCACGGGCCGTTGTCGAGCGACTCCGTCCGTTTGGGTTCAGCTTCATCGCAACAGACCCCTACTGCGATCAGACGGTGTTCGACAGCCTCGGCGTTGAGCGCGTCACCCTCGACGAACTCGCCAAACGGGCACACGCCATCTCGCTCCACGCGCCAAGCACGGCCGACAACATCCACCTCATCGGAGCCGATTTCCTCAGCAAGGTGCAGCAGGGAACCGTGCTCGTCAACACCGCGAGGGGCTCGCTCGTTGACCTCGATGCCCTCGCCGCCGCGGTCACGGACGGGCGCATCGCAGGAGCGGCCCTCGACGTGACCGACCCAGAGCCGCTCCCACTCGACTCCCCGCTTCGAGGGATGACACAGGTAGTCTTAACCCCACACGCCGCGTTTTACGACGACGATTCTTTGCAGAATCTTCAGCGGCTGGCAAGCGAAGAAGCCGCCAGAGCACTCTTGGGGGAAGAGCTCCGCTGCAAGGTGAATTAG
- a CDS encoding BMP family lipoprotein, producing the protein MASHATQSTLTTLGALAATGILGLTLTGCGGQAPSSAGADSESLHVGIFVDNAFGDGDFFDQAAVAIDPLTDEQGAVVKTYEGQLQAQNFAPLLQDAADTNDIVFVLGFEAIDALVSVAERNEDTTFVFVDGIVDSPNVISAEFRTAEGCFMAGALAAVVNQANASTTAGFIGGVNAPVVENCETGFTSGVSNVDPAMQVQGQYVGSFTDPSKGREVAIGLMNKGAFSMFAYAGLSGAGAFDAAKSGENIAPIGIVADKSSLAPGLVPGSLTMRVDTVIESLTEKIVDKSTKKGDQLSYGFKEGGWEMIYSDELVTADQITQLDGLQEKLIAGEVKADGK; encoded by the coding sequence ATGGCTTCACACGCAACACAGTCCACGTTAACAACACTCGGCGCGCTCGCGGCCACCGGCATCCTCGGGCTCACGCTCACCGGATGCGGAGGGCAGGCACCCAGCTCGGCAGGCGCCGACAGCGAAAGCCTCCACGTCGGCATCTTCGTTGACAACGCGTTTGGCGACGGAGACTTCTTCGACCAAGCAGCGGTCGCAATCGACCCGCTCACCGACGAGCAGGGCGCGGTTGTGAAGACCTACGAGGGGCAGCTCCAGGCACAGAACTTTGCCCCGCTGCTGCAGGACGCGGCCGACACCAACGACATCGTCTTTGTGCTCGGGTTCGAAGCAATTGACGCCCTCGTCTCGGTTGCAGAGCGAAACGAAGACACCACGTTTGTTTTTGTCGACGGCATCGTAGATAGCCCAAACGTCATCTCGGCTGAGTTCCGCACGGCAGAAGGATGCTTCATGGCAGGTGCCCTCGCTGCCGTCGTCAACCAGGCCAACGCCAGCACAACCGCCGGATTTATTGGAGGGGTGAACGCCCCCGTTGTGGAAAACTGCGAGACCGGCTTCACCTCGGGCGTGAGCAACGTTGACCCAGCCATGCAGGTACAGGGTCAGTACGTTGGTTCATTCACCGACCCAAGCAAGGGCCGCGAGGTGGCAATCGGCCTGATGAATAAGGGCGCGTTCAGCATGTTTGCCTACGCTGGCCTGTCAGGGGCCGGCGCGTTTGATGCCGCAAAGTCTGGCGAAAATATCGCGCCAATCGGCATCGTTGCCGACAAGAGCAGCCTGGCCCCCGGACTTGTTCCCGGAAGCCTCACGATGCGCGTTGACACCGTCATCGAATCCCTCACCGAGAAGATCGTCGACAAGAGCACCAAAAAAGGCGACCAGCTCAGCTACGGCTTCAAAGAGGGCGGCTGGGAAATGATCTACAGCGACGAGCTCGTCACCGCCGACCAGATCACGCAGCTCGACGGGCTGCAGGAGAAGCTCATCGCCGGCGAGGTGAAGGCAGATGGCAAGTAG